The Streptomyces cynarae genome contains a region encoding:
- a CDS encoding DUF1259 domain-containing protein: MMADDPQQDTHARSGAPRRRVLAAAAALAPVLAAAHTAPARALSAAADHEHRDGPVRPVRTALSDWADVAKALGRGGDMKRDLMYHTGLPRRDLSVISQGVLVKPELALGSHVSFVRYADGSTMTMGDLVVTERELQPFLDVLQQHRIAVTALHKHLLSHMPDIWWVHVHAHGNDPVTVARGLRAAFDRTGTPPPQRPAPSGHTLDTAGIDAALGVKGTYDDGVYKSLFIRRETITEGGMALPPGLGSTTAFNWQPLGGGRVAISGDVAMVAEEVQNVLAALRRAKTQLVELHNHGLRDEPRLFFTHFWAVGDAVTLARGLRPAVDATNSAPAGG; the protein is encoded by the coding sequence ATGATGGCCGATGATCCACAGCAGGACACCCACGCCCGATCGGGTGCACCCCGGCGGCGCGTGCTGGCCGCGGCCGCCGCACTGGCGCCCGTGCTGGCCGCCGCGCACACCGCGCCCGCCCGTGCCCTGTCCGCCGCGGCGGACCACGAACACCGTGACGGGCCGGTCAGACCGGTGCGCACCGCCCTGTCGGACTGGGCGGACGTGGCCAAGGCGCTGGGCCGCGGCGGCGACATGAAGCGCGACCTGATGTACCACACCGGCCTGCCGCGCCGGGACCTGTCGGTGATCTCCCAGGGCGTCCTCGTCAAACCGGAACTCGCCCTGGGCTCCCACGTGTCCTTCGTCCGCTACGCCGACGGCAGCACGATGACGATGGGCGACCTGGTGGTCACCGAGCGGGAACTGCAGCCGTTCCTCGATGTCCTCCAGCAGCACCGGATCGCGGTGACCGCGCTCCACAAGCACCTGCTCTCCCACATGCCCGACATCTGGTGGGTGCACGTCCATGCGCACGGCAACGACCCGGTGACCGTGGCCCGCGGGCTGCGCGCGGCGTTCGACCGTACCGGCACCCCGCCCCCGCAGCGTCCCGCACCGTCCGGCCACACCCTGGACACCGCGGGCATCGACGCGGCGCTGGGCGTCAAGGGCACCTATGACGACGGGGTCTACAAGAGCCTCTTCATCCGCCGCGAGACCATCACCGAGGGCGGCATGGCGCTGCCGCCGGGCCTCGGGTCGACCACCGCGTTCAACTGGCAGCCGCTCGGCGGCGGCCGGGTGGCGATCAGCGGCGACGTCGCGATGGTGGCCGAGGAGGTCCAGAACGTCCTCGCGGCCCTCAGGCGCGCCAAGACCCAGCTGGTCGAGCTGCACAACCACGGGCTGAGGGACGAACCCCGCCTGTTCTTCACCCATTTCTGGGCCGTCGGGGACGCCGTCACGCTGGCCCGTGGCCTGCGCCCCGCGGTGGACGCCACCAACTCGGCTCCGGCCGGCGGTTGA
- a CDS encoding 3-oxoacyl-ACP reductase, with the protein MTTDRYLRFTGTPAGRFLTRRLGLPQPVALRRWSAERPLLDGPLLHLTAGKSELPDLGTVLARTGLRAGDARPAAVVLDATGVRDVEGLAEVHAALHPVVRSVAESGRVVVLGAPLDPADHHQAAVQQGLEGFTRSLGKEVGRGRTVTLVRLTDAGAAESTLRFLLSPRSAYVSGQVVEVGDGEVVTVEDWTRPLAGRTALVTGAARGIGEAIARTLARDGARVVCLDVPQAEAEVRRVAERVGGSAVTVDVTADDAGARIADEVPDGLDVLVHNAGITRDRKLANMAAERWSSVLDVNLASVLRTTDVLLERGVLRGWGSPLFERSRELGGGRIVVTASMAGIAGNVGQTNYAASKAGVIGFVRALAPRVAAERGVTVNAVAPGFIETRMTAAMPALLREAGRRMNSLGQGGLPVDVAETVAWLAQPGSGAVNGQVVRVCGQSLLGA; encoded by the coding sequence ATGACGACCGACCGTTATCTGCGCTTCACCGGGACCCCCGCCGGCCGTTTCCTCACCCGGCGGCTGGGGCTTCCGCAGCCGGTGGCGCTGCGCCGCTGGTCGGCCGAACGCCCCCTGCTGGACGGGCCTCTGCTGCACCTGACGGCCGGCAAGTCGGAACTGCCGGACCTGGGCACGGTGCTGGCCCGCACCGGACTACGGGCCGGGGACGCCCGCCCGGCGGCGGTCGTCCTGGACGCGACCGGCGTACGGGACGTGGAGGGGCTGGCCGAGGTGCACGCGGCGCTGCACCCCGTCGTGCGGTCGGTCGCGGAATCCGGGCGCGTGGTGGTGCTCGGCGCGCCGCTCGACCCCGCCGACCACCACCAGGCGGCGGTGCAGCAGGGCTTGGAGGGGTTCACCCGGTCGCTCGGCAAGGAGGTCGGGCGGGGACGGACGGTGACGCTCGTGCGGCTGACGGACGCGGGGGCGGCGGAGTCCACGCTGCGGTTCCTGCTGTCGCCCAGGTCGGCGTACGTGAGCGGGCAGGTCGTCGAGGTCGGGGACGGGGAGGTCGTCACTGTCGAGGACTGGACACGGCCACTCGCCGGACGGACCGCGCTGGTGACCGGGGCCGCGCGCGGGATCGGCGAGGCGATCGCTCGGACCCTGGCGCGGGACGGGGCGCGGGTGGTGTGCCTGGACGTGCCGCAGGCCGAGGCCGAGGTGCGGCGGGTGGCCGAGCGCGTGGGCGGGAGCGCGGTGACGGTCGACGTCACGGCGGACGACGCGGGGGCCCGGATCGCGGACGAGGTGCCGGACGGGCTGGACGTACTGGTTCACAACGCGGGGATCACCCGGGACCGGAAGCTGGCCAACATGGCTGCCGAGCGGTGGAGTTCGGTGCTCGACGTGAACCTCGCGAGTGTGCTGCGCACGACGGACGTGCTGCTGGAGCGGGGGGTGCTGCGGGGATGGGGATCCCCCCTGTTCGAGCGAAGTCGAGAACTCGGTGGAGGGCGCATCGTGGTCACCGCGTCGATGGCGGGGATCGCCGGGAACGTGGGGCAGACGAACTACGCGGCGAGCAAGGCGGGGGTGATCGGGTTCGTACGGGCCCTGGCGCCGCGGGTCGCGGCCGAGCGGGGGGTGACGGTGAACGCGGTGGCGCCCGGGTTCATCGAGACGCGGATGACGGCCGCGATGCCGGCTCTCCTCCGGGAGGCGGGGCGGCGGATGAACTCCCTGGGGCAGGGAGGGCTGCCGGTGGATGTGGCGGAGACGGTGGCGTGGCTGGCCCAGCCGGGGTCGGGGGCGGTGAACGGGCAGGTGGTGCGGGTGTGCGGGCAGAGCCTGCTCGGCGCCTAG
- a CDS encoding cold-shock protein, producing the protein MATGTVKWFNAEKGFGFIAQEGGGPDVFVHYSAINANGFRSLEENQQVSFDVTQGPKGPQAENVTAI; encoded by the coding sequence ATGGCTACCGGAACCGTGAAGTGGTTCAACGCCGAGAAGGGCTTTGGCTTCATCGCCCAGGAAGGCGGCGGCCCGGACGTCTTCGTCCACTACTCCGCGATCAACGCGAACGGCTTCCGTTCCCTCGAGGAGAACCAGCAGGTCTCCTTCGACGTGACGCAGGGGCCGAAGGGCCCGCAGGCGGAGAACGTCACCGCGATCTGA
- a CDS encoding AzlD domain-containing protein: MRATFAAIVALAVGTYAFRLAGPLLHGRVELPDRVQRLLSAGAVVLLVALLATGALTESGGFAGWARPAGVLVAVGLAWRRAPFVVVVLGAAATTALLRAAGVA; the protein is encoded by the coding sequence ATGAGGGCGACGTTCGCCGCGATCGTGGCGCTGGCCGTCGGGACGTACGCCTTCCGGCTGGCGGGCCCGCTGTTGCACGGCCGTGTGGAACTCCCCGACCGGGTCCAGCGCTTGCTGTCGGCGGGCGCTGTGGTGCTGCTGGTCGCCCTGCTGGCGACCGGCGCGCTCACCGAGTCGGGCGGCTTCGCCGGGTGGGCGCGCCCGGCCGGGGTCCTGGTGGCCGTGGGCCTGGCGTGGCGGCGGGCGCCGTTCGTGGTCGTCGTGCTGGGCGCGGCGGCCACGACGGCCCTGCTGCGGGCGGCCGGGGTGGCCTGA
- a CDS encoding AMP-dependent synthetase/ligase, translating to MPISYSSTPVPAAPVDLDHDGRPVLVEPETRRLNGEVREAHVPPLVPPVTHGSLADLPFENASESPGHRVLSRRDADGGWTDVTAAQFADQVLALAKGLISEGLMPGDRIAVMARTTYEWTLLDFAAWAAGLVTVPVYPTSSVFQTRWILQDSGAVALITETVGQAAAIGPERHRLPDLRHAWVIEKGHVERLAELGAAVPDQEVTVRRGVLGPDTLATLVYTSGTTGRPKGCALTHGNFLAEVDNATRLLHPVFHARTSEEPSTLLFLPMSHVFGRMVAVACIRARVRLGHAPSMKAEDLLADLASFRPTFLLVIPYMLEKVFNNARAAAERGGRGALFDRAASVARRYGEALEARQHGTGPGPSRALKAARAFYDPLVYRRIRGALGGRLRHVISGGSPLGIRLAAFYAGAGIEIFEGYGLTESTGAATVTPPLRPRLGTVGWPLPGTRVRIAADGEVLLSGGQVFRGYWDPHAGGVIPPTPDGWFPTGDIGRLDDEGYLTITGRKKEILITAGGKNVAPAPLENWLRSHPLISQCLVIGDGRPYVSALITLDVDGITHWRRMNGKHPVPPELLVGDDELEAALQRAVDEANKLVSRPESIRRFAVLPVDFSEEAGHLTPSMKLRREAIMRDFAREVEALYAQ from the coding sequence ATGCCCATCTCGTACTCGTCCACGCCCGTGCCCGCCGCCCCGGTCGACCTCGACCACGACGGCCGCCCGGTGCTCGTGGAGCCGGAGACCCGGCGGCTGAACGGGGAGGTCCGGGAGGCCCACGTGCCGCCGCTGGTGCCGCCGGTGACCCACGGTTCGCTGGCCGACCTGCCGTTCGAGAACGCGAGCGAGTCGCCCGGCCACCGGGTGCTCAGCCGCCGGGACGCGGACGGCGGCTGGACGGATGTGACGGCGGCCCAGTTCGCCGACCAGGTGCTGGCCCTGGCGAAGGGACTGATCTCCGAGGGCCTGATGCCGGGCGACCGGATCGCGGTCATGGCGCGCACGACCTACGAGTGGACGCTGCTGGACTTCGCGGCCTGGGCGGCCGGCCTGGTCACGGTCCCCGTCTACCCCACCTCGTCGGTGTTCCAGACCCGCTGGATCCTCCAGGACTCCGGCGCGGTGGCCCTGATCACGGAGACGGTCGGCCAGGCGGCGGCCATCGGCCCGGAACGCCACCGCCTGCCCGACCTGCGCCACGCCTGGGTGATCGAGAAGGGGCACGTGGAGCGGCTGGCCGAGCTGGGCGCGGCGGTCCCCGACCAGGAGGTGACCGTCCGCCGGGGTGTGCTCGGGCCGGACACCCTCGCCACCCTCGTCTACACCTCGGGCACGACCGGACGCCCCAAGGGGTGTGCGCTGACACACGGCAACTTCCTGGCGGAGGTGGACAACGCCACCCGGCTCCTCCACCCGGTCTTCCACGCCAGGACGAGCGAGGAGCCGTCGACGCTGCTGTTCCTGCCGATGTCGCACGTCTTCGGCCGTATGGTCGCGGTCGCCTGCATCCGCGCACGGGTACGGCTCGGGCACGCGCCCAGCATGAAGGCGGAGGACCTCCTGGCCGACCTGGCGAGCTTCCGGCCGACGTTCCTGCTGGTCATCCCGTACATGCTGGAGAAGGTCTTCAACAACGCCCGCGCGGCGGCCGAGCGTGGCGGCCGGGGAGCGCTGTTCGACCGCGCGGCCTCGGTGGCCCGCCGCTACGGCGAGGCGCTGGAGGCCCGGCAGCACGGCACCGGCCCCGGCCCGAGCCGCGCCCTGAAGGCGGCCCGCGCCTTCTACGACCCGCTCGTCTACCGCCGCATCCGCGGCGCCCTGGGCGGCCGGCTCCGCCACGTGATCAGCGGCGGCTCCCCGCTGGGCATCCGCCTCGCCGCCTTCTACGCGGGCGCCGGCATCGAGATCTTCGAGGGCTACGGCCTGACGGAGTCGACCGGCGCGGCCACCGTCACGCCCCCGCTCAGGCCCCGGCTGGGCACGGTGGGCTGGCCGCTGCCCGGCACCCGGGTGCGGATCGCGGCGGACGGCGAGGTGCTGCTCTCCGGCGGGCAGGTCTTCCGCGGCTACTGGGACCCGCACGCGGGCGGGGTGATCCCGCCGACCCCCGACGGCTGGTTCCCGACGGGCGACATCGGCCGCCTGGACGACGAGGGGTACCTCACGATCACGGGCCGGAAGAAGGAGATCCTGATCACCGCGGGCGGCAAGAACGTGGCGCCCGCCCCGCTGGAGAACTGGCTGCGCTCCCACCCCTTGATCTCCCAATGCCTCGTCATCGGCGACGGCCGCCCGTATGTCTCCGCCCTCATCACGCTCGATGTGGACGGCATCACCCACTGGCGCCGGATGAACGGCAAGCACCCCGTCCCGCCGGAGCTGCTGGTGGGGGACGACGAGCTGGAGGCGGCCCTGCAGCGCGCGGTGGACGAGGCCAACAAACTCGTCTCCCGCCCCGAGTCGATCCGCCGCTTCGCGGTCCTGCCCGTGGACTTCAGCGAGGAGGCCGGGCACCTGACGCCGTCGATGAAGCTGCGCCGTGAGGCGATCATGCGGGACTTCGCCCGGGAGGTGGAGGCGCTGTACGCGCAGTAG
- a CDS encoding menaquinone biosynthetic enzyme MqnA/MqnD family protein, translated as MDNSRTRPRVGHIQFLNCLPLYWGLARTGTLLNLELTKDTPEKLSEQLVKGDLDIAPITLVEFLKNADDLVAFPDIAVGCDGPVMSCVIVSQVPLDRLDGARVALGSTSRTSVRLAQLLLAERYGVTPDYYTCPPDLSLMMQDAEAAVLIGDAALRANLIDGPLFGLDVHDLGTLWKEWTGLPFVFAVWAARRDYLEREPFITRKVHEAFLSSRNLSLEEVGKVAEQAARWEAFDEEVLERYFTTLDFSFGGPQLEAVAEFARRVGPTTGFPPDVKVKLLEP; from the coding sequence GTGGACAATTCTCGCACCCGGCCGCGCGTCGGCCACATCCAGTTCCTCAACTGCCTGCCCCTGTACTGGGGGCTCGCGAGAACCGGCACCCTCCTCAACCTGGAGCTGACCAAGGACACGCCCGAGAAGCTCAGCGAGCAGCTCGTGAAGGGCGACCTCGACATCGCTCCGATCACCCTTGTCGAGTTCCTCAAGAACGCCGACGACCTGGTCGCCTTCCCCGACATCGCGGTCGGCTGCGACGGCCCTGTGATGTCCTGCGTGATCGTCTCCCAGGTCCCGCTGGACCGGCTGGACGGCGCCCGGGTCGCGCTCGGCTCCACCTCGCGGACCTCCGTACGCCTCGCCCAGCTGCTGCTCGCCGAGCGGTACGGGGTGACGCCGGACTACTACACCTGCCCGCCCGACCTGAGCCTGATGATGCAGGACGCCGAGGCGGCCGTGCTGATCGGCGACGCCGCCCTGCGCGCCAACCTCATCGACGGACCGCTCTTCGGACTCGACGTGCACGACCTCGGCACGCTGTGGAAGGAGTGGACGGGCCTGCCGTTCGTCTTCGCGGTGTGGGCGGCCCGGCGCGACTACCTGGAGCGGGAGCCCTTCATCACCCGCAAGGTGCACGAGGCCTTCCTCTCCTCCCGCAATCTGTCCCTGGAGGAGGTCGGCAAGGTCGCGGAGCAGGCGGCGCGCTGGGAGGCCTTCGACGAGGAGGTGCTGGAGCGGTACTTCACGACCCTCGACTTCAGCTTCGGGGGCCCGCAGCTGGAGGCCGTCGCCGAGTTCGCCCGCCGGGTCGGCCCGACGACCGGTTTCCCGCCGGACGTGAAGGTGAAGCTGCTCGAACCGTAG
- a CDS encoding cytochrome P450 — protein MTQSTEPTMCPFDFSAGLEFDPALAELMARDSITRIRLPYGDGAAWLITDFEGVRQVTTDQRFSRAAIMGHDYPRLTPEPIVSPESINVMDPPHSSRLRRLASQGFARGHVERMRQQIVRLADTLLEEMAEQGPPADLVQHLSNQLPQQTIYDVLGIPREDWARMQEYARQLLETGPDSRETAANAKAGLRSYFLEQVEQRRRTPGNDLISALAAAKDGDDVLDDEELAVMALTLVLSGQDTATCQISDISYLLLTRPELMEHLRSRPESLTDVINELLRYIPFRKGVGIPRVALEDVEMDGVRIRKGDFVHVSYLTANRDPKRYPDPDVIDPERPPMPHMTFGWGGHRCIAVPLAMAELEVAIGRLVERFPTLRLAVPAEEIRWDTETIRRFPLELPVTW, from the coding sequence ATGACCCAGAGCACCGAACCCACGATGTGTCCGTTCGACTTCAGCGCGGGTCTGGAGTTCGATCCCGCGCTCGCGGAGCTGATGGCCCGCGATTCCATCACCCGTATCCGGCTGCCTTACGGCGACGGTGCCGCCTGGCTCATCACCGACTTCGAGGGCGTACGGCAGGTGACCACCGACCAGCGGTTCAGCCGGGCGGCGATCATGGGGCACGACTATCCGCGGCTGACCCCGGAGCCCATCGTCTCCCCGGAGTCCATCAACGTGATGGACCCGCCGCACAGCAGCCGCCTGCGCCGTCTGGCGTCCCAGGGCTTCGCCCGGGGGCACGTGGAGCGGATGCGGCAGCAGATCGTCCGGCTGGCCGACACCCTCCTGGAGGAGATGGCCGAGCAGGGGCCGCCCGCGGACCTCGTCCAGCACCTGTCCAACCAGCTCCCGCAGCAGACCATCTACGACGTCCTCGGCATCCCCCGCGAGGACTGGGCGCGGATGCAGGAGTACGCGCGCCAGTTGCTCGAGACCGGGCCGGACAGCCGCGAGACGGCCGCGAACGCCAAGGCCGGGCTGCGCTCCTACTTCCTGGAGCAGGTCGAACAGCGGCGGCGCACCCCCGGGAACGACCTGATCAGCGCGCTGGCCGCGGCCAAGGACGGCGACGACGTCCTCGACGACGAGGAACTGGCGGTCATGGCGCTGACGCTGGTGCTCAGCGGGCAGGACACCGCCACCTGTCAGATCAGCGACATCTCCTACCTGCTGCTGACCCGCCCCGAGCTGATGGAGCACCTGAGGAGCCGGCCGGAGTCCCTGACCGACGTCATCAACGAGCTGCTCCGCTACATCCCGTTCCGCAAGGGGGTCGGCATCCCCCGGGTGGCACTGGAGGACGTCGAGATGGACGGCGTACGGATCCGCAAGGGCGACTTCGTCCATGTGTCGTACCTGACGGCGAACCGCGACCCGAAGCGCTACCCGGACCCGGACGTCATCGACCCGGAGCGGCCGCCCATGCCCCACATGACGTTCGGCTGGGGCGGCCACCGCTGCATCGCCGTACCGCTGGCGATGGCGGAGCTGGAGGTGGCCATCGGGCGCCTGGTCGAGCGGTTCCCGACGCTGCGCCTGGCCGTGCCGGCGGAGGAGATCCGCTGGGACACGGAGACGATCCGCCGCTTTCCGCTGGAGCTGCCGGTGACCTGGTGA
- a CDS encoding prepilin peptidase, with protein sequence MDLDLWAAVGAAVWGAAAGALVPRAAYRLSVEPGQPWRDRCPDGHPIGGWVGRGRCADGRAYGPGTVLVGAVTALVCAVLALATGTRPELAVWLLLAPVGVLLTLVDFRVQRLPDVLTLPLAGAAPALLGLAALAPEHAGRWRTALLGALVLGGAYFLLFLLNPHGLGFGDVKLAPGLGAVLGWYGWGTVVLGTFAGFLFGGLYGLGLVLVRRAGRRTTIPFGPFLIAGTFVGLLIGAYAA encoded by the coding sequence GTGGATCTGGACCTCTGGGCGGCCGTCGGTGCCGCGGTGTGGGGTGCCGCGGCCGGCGCGCTGGTGCCCCGTGCCGCGTACCGGCTGTCCGTCGAGCCCGGGCAGCCGTGGCGGGACCGGTGCCCGGACGGGCATCCGATCGGCGGATGGGTCGGACGGGGGCGGTGTGCGGACGGGCGGGCGTACGGCCCCGGGACCGTGCTCGTGGGCGCGGTCACCGCACTGGTGTGCGCGGTGCTCGCACTCGCCACCGGCACGCGCCCGGAACTGGCCGTGTGGCTGCTGCTCGCCCCGGTCGGCGTCCTGCTGACCCTCGTGGACTTCCGGGTGCAGCGCCTGCCGGACGTCCTGACCCTGCCGCTGGCCGGCGCCGCCCCCGCCCTGCTGGGGCTGGCCGCGCTGGCGCCCGAGCACGCGGGACGGTGGCGCACCGCACTGCTCGGCGCGCTCGTGCTGGGCGGCGCCTACTTCCTGCTGTTCCTCCTCAACCCGCACGGCCTCGGCTTCGGGGACGTCAAGCTGGCGCCCGGGCTCGGGGCGGTGCTCGGCTGGTACGGCTGGGGGACCGTGGTGCTCGGGACCTTCGCCGGGTTCCTGTTCGGGGGGCTGTACGGGCTCGGGCTCGTCCTCGTCCGGCGCGCCGGACGGCGTACGACGATCCCGTTCGGGCCGTTCCTCATCGCGGGCACGTTCGTCGGGCTGCTCATCGGCGCGTACGCGGCCTGA
- a CDS encoding acetyl-CoA C-acetyltransferase encodes MSSPLTIGKVRRVAVVGGSRIPFARSDGPYATASNQQMLTAAVDGLAERYGLDDPGAVGELVAGAVLKHSRDFNLARETVLGSRLHPRTPAYDIQQACGTGLQAVIAAANKIALGQTESAIAGGADTASDAPLGVNDRLRRILLQSRRAKSPGARLKALAKIRPTHLVPDIPRNAEPRTGRSMGEHAAVTARAWGITREAQDELAATSHQRLAAAYERGFLADLVVPFRGLERDQNLRPDSTPAQLARLKPVFGADGPDPTMTAGNSTPLTDGAAVVLLAGEEWVRQRGLEPQAYLTAYETAAVDFVHGDVADGEDGLLMAPAYAVPRMLEKAGLGIEDFDLVEVHEAFASQVLATLAAWEKRGLAPVDRARLNVAGSSLATGHPFAATGARIVATLAGLLAERDTPSRGLISICAAGGQGVTAILERP; translated from the coding sequence ATGAGCAGTCCCCTCACGATCGGCAAGGTGCGGCGTGTCGCGGTCGTCGGCGGCAGCCGCATTCCCTTCGCCCGCTCCGACGGCCCGTACGCCACCGCCTCCAATCAGCAGATGCTGACCGCGGCGGTCGACGGCCTGGCCGAGCGGTACGGCCTGGACGACCCCGGCGCGGTCGGCGAACTCGTCGCCGGTGCCGTCCTCAAGCACAGCCGCGACTTCAACCTCGCCCGCGAGACCGTGCTGGGCTCCCGACTGCACCCCCGCACCCCCGCGTACGACATCCAGCAGGCCTGCGGCACCGGCCTCCAGGCGGTGATCGCCGCCGCCAACAAGATCGCCCTCGGGCAGACCGAGTCCGCGATCGCGGGAGGCGCCGACACGGCGAGCGACGCGCCGCTCGGCGTCAACGACCGCCTGCGCCGCATCCTCCTTCAGTCCCGCCGTGCGAAGTCGCCCGGCGCCCGGCTGAAGGCCCTCGCGAAGATCCGCCCCACTCATCTGGTCCCGGACATCCCGCGCAACGCCGAACCCCGCACCGGACGGTCCATGGGCGAGCACGCCGCCGTCACGGCCCGCGCCTGGGGCATCACCCGCGAGGCGCAGGACGAACTCGCGGCGACCAGCCACCAGCGGCTGGCCGCGGCGTACGAACGCGGCTTCCTGGCCGACCTGGTGGTCCCCTTCCGGGGCCTCGAACGCGACCAGAACCTCCGTCCGGACTCCACCCCGGCGCAACTCGCGCGGCTCAAGCCGGTGTTCGGCGCGGACGGTCCCGACCCGACCATGACGGCGGGAAACTCGACCCCGCTCACGGACGGCGCCGCGGTCGTCCTGCTGGCCGGTGAGGAGTGGGTGCGGCAGCGGGGCCTCGAACCGCAGGCGTATCTCACGGCGTACGAGACCGCGGCCGTCGACTTCGTCCACGGGGATGTCGCGGACGGCGAGGACGGCCTGCTGATGGCGCCGGCGTACGCGGTGCCGCGCATGCTGGAGAAGGCCGGACTCGGCATCGAGGACTTCGACCTCGTCGAGGTCCACGAGGCGTTCGCGTCCCAGGTGCTGGCGACCCTCGCCGCCTGGGAGAAACGGGGTCTCGCCCCGGTGGACCGCGCCCGGCTGAACGTGGCCGGGTCCTCCCTGGCCACCGGCCACCCCTTCGCCGCCACGGGCGCCCGGATCGTGGCGACGCTCGCGGGGCTCCTGGCCGAGCGGGACACCCCATCGCGCGGCCTGATCTCGATCTGCGCGGCCGGCGGCCAAGGCGTCACGGCGATCCTGGAACGCCCCTGA
- a CDS encoding helix-turn-helix domain-containing protein produces the protein MTDDTAAPPPRLPLDWIAAALRRERTRAGLSLSELAKRAGIAKSTLSQLEAAGGNPSVETLWALGVALGVPFSVLVEPPAPAVQVIRAGQGPSVHSEQAGYAATLLSASPPGARRDLYHIRLEPGAARVSEPHIPGSVEHLIVSEGRVLAGPRGEEVELGPGDYMAFRGDVAHSYEALAPGSAFVLVMQHV, from the coding sequence ATGACCGACGACACCGCCGCCCCACCGCCCCGGCTCCCGCTGGACTGGATCGCCGCCGCCCTGCGCCGGGAGCGCACCCGTGCCGGGCTCTCCCTCTCGGAGCTGGCCAAGCGGGCCGGGATCGCCAAGTCCACGCTGTCCCAGCTGGAGGCGGCGGGCGGCAATCCCAGCGTGGAGACCCTGTGGGCGCTCGGTGTCGCCCTCGGCGTGCCCTTCAGCGTGCTGGTCGAACCGCCCGCCCCGGCCGTTCAGGTGATTCGTGCGGGTCAGGGGCCGAGCGTGCACTCGGAGCAGGCCGGCTACGCGGCGACCCTGCTGTCCGCGAGCCCGCCAGGCGCGCGCCGGGACCTCTACCACATCCGGCTGGAGCCGGGGGCCGCTCGCGTGTCGGAACCCCACATTCCGGGCAGTGTGGAGCACTTGATCGTGAGTGAGGGGCGGGTTCTCGCCGGGCCGCGCGGTGAGGAGGTGGAGCTGGGCCCCGGGGACTACATGGCGTTCCGCGGCGACGTCGCCCATTCGTACGAGGCACTGGCACCCGGCAGCGCGTTCGTGCTCGTCATGCAGCACGTGTGA
- the mqnC gene encoding cyclic dehypoxanthinyl futalosine synthase → MTEKADLTSIDVTAVLDRAADGGRITPEEALVLYHEAPLHALGAAADAVRRRKYAGIEHIATYIIERNINYTNVCVTACKFCAFYAAPKDTEKGWTRDLDDILRRCAETVELGGTQIMFQGGHHPDYGVEYYETHFRAIKEAFPQLVIHSLGASEVEHMARISGVSVEEAISRIHAAGLDSFAGAGAELLPERPRKAIAPLKESGERWLEIMETAHRLGVESTSTMLMGTGETNAERIEHLRMIRDVQDRTGGFRAFIPYTYQPENNHLKGRTQATIFEYLRMIAVARLFLDNVRHIQGSWLTTGKDVGQLTLHYGADDLGSIMLEENVVSSAGAKHRSNRMEIIDLIRKAGRVPAQRSTTYEHLVVHDDPADDPVDDRVMSHISSTAIEGGTAHPELKLLASN, encoded by the coding sequence GTGACCGAGAAGGCCGACCTCACGTCCATTGATGTCACAGCCGTGCTCGACCGTGCCGCCGACGGTGGGCGGATCACCCCCGAGGAAGCGCTCGTCCTCTACCACGAGGCGCCGCTGCACGCGCTGGGCGCCGCGGCCGACGCCGTGCGCCGCCGCAAGTACGCCGGGATCGAGCACATCGCGACGTACATCATCGAGCGCAACATCAACTACACGAACGTGTGTGTGACGGCGTGCAAGTTCTGCGCCTTCTACGCGGCGCCCAAGGACACGGAGAAGGGCTGGACGCGCGACCTCGACGACATCCTGCGCCGCTGCGCCGAGACCGTCGAACTCGGCGGCACCCAGATCATGTTCCAGGGCGGCCACCACCCCGACTACGGCGTCGAGTACTACGAGACGCACTTCCGCGCCATCAAGGAGGCGTTCCCCCAGCTGGTCATCCACAGCCTGGGGGCGTCCGAGGTGGAGCACATGGCCCGTATCTCGGGCGTGTCCGTGGAGGAGGCCATCTCCCGCATCCACGCCGCAGGGCTCGACTCCTTCGCCGGCGCCGGCGCCGAACTGCTGCCCGAGCGGCCGCGCAAGGCGATCGCGCCGCTGAAGGAGAGCGGCGAGCGCTGGCTGGAGATCATGGAGACCGCGCACCGGCTGGGCGTGGAGTCCACCTCGACCATGCTGATGGGCACGGGCGAGACCAACGCCGAGCGCATCGAGCACCTGCGGATGATCCGCGACGTGCAGGACCGCACGGGCGGGTTCCGGGCGTTCATCCCGTACACCTACCAGCCCGAGAACAACCACCTGAAGGGCCGCACCCAGGCGACCATCTTCGAGTACCTGCGGATGATCGCGGTCGCCCGCCTCTTCCTCGACAACGTCCGGCACATCCAGGGCTCCTGGCTGACGACCGGCAAGGACGTCGGCCAACTGACCCTGCACTACGGCGCCGACGACCTCGGCTCCATCATGCTCGAGGAGAACGTCGTCTCCTCGGCCGGCGCCAAGCACCGCTCCAACCGCATGGAGATCATCGACCTGATCCGGAAGGCGGGGCGCGTCCCGGCCCAGCGGTCGACGACGTACGAGCACCTCGTGGTCCACGACGACCCGGCCGACGACCCGGTCGACGACCGCGTGATGTCCCACATCTCCTCCACGGCCATCGAGGGCGGCACGGCCCACCCCGAGTTGAAGCTCCTGGCGTCCAACTAG